In Gammaproteobacteria bacterium, the genomic stretch GCATCAGCATCCAATTTGGCCGTAAGAGGCGCCTCGCTACCGTAGGTAAAAGGTCGGTAGCGAATGATATTGCCCTTGGCGACCGAGGTGCCACCGAGAGTTAAAGCGAGGGTCTCGGCATACATTAGGCCTAAAGTCAGAAAGTCCTCTTTTTCTTTAAATAAAAAAACCGTTGGTGTAAGCATGCTCACGCCGAGGACAGCATCGCTGATATGTTGCGCCGTAGGATTCCAGAAGCCAGTATTGTATCGGTCTAACCAGGGTATGCTGTGTTTGTCGAGCGCGCTTAAGGATTGCGGCGTCGGTGTTTCCTTATTCATATCTGCAAAAAGTCCGGCGATACCTAAGGCGCTGGCACCGACGAGCAAGTGAATTTCTGAACGCTTGTCGAGTTTATATGGCGATGCCTGCACTACTGATATGTCGACAAAAACAGACATGATCACGAAAAGGAAAATTCTTGACGTCCGCCAAACACGACTTTTCATTGATAAGACTCGCTGTATTATTCGATTGTTTTAGAATGATACCGCAGTCGATATCTTTCCATAAAGAGAGTATTTGAATCCGGCACGAAAATTGGTTCGTCCAGCCTTTAAGTTATCGTCTGGGGGATGATTATGTACGATAGTTCGGTTAGGGAAAAGCGAAACTATTTTCGCATTCAGCTAAATTGTCCGGTGAAATTATGGAAGACAGAGTCGGCAGCGCGATTTAGCGGCGTCTGCATTAATATGAGCATTAAAGGCATACTCATCGAATTGGATCAACCGGTTCGCCAGGGGGATAAGTTACACATATTGATTGAGCCGGGTCTTGATATTTCACCACCCTTAACCGGAATAGTGGACGTTTTGCGTGTCGAACGAGACTGCTTGCGAAATCGCTATAAGATTGCCGGAACGCTGGAAACTGAGGTGGTTGTATAAGTCGTCGATTAGGGTGTTATATCAGCGACCAAATCGGATGATATCGCCTGGAAAGAGTTGCGCTTTATCGATTTCGAGACGACCTACTGAGAATAATGGTTGTACCTGTTCAACGGCTAGCGTTGCTACAGGGGTCTCGCGTCGACCTAAAAAGAATTCCTTTTGGGTGAAACGTATAGGGTCAGGCGATAGTCGGTAAGTCATCAGGGTATCGCCAACCTCGACTAACGATGTGGCTCCTGCATTGAAGATAATCTCGTTACCGGAAATTTGTACGATGCGCGCGGTGAAAGGGATCATTTGCAAATTATTGCGTATCATTTCTACATGTCTATTCATGATTTCACTCATGGCTTTGCCGTAAGCGCTATGCATAAACGTCTTGTTTGTAATCCATGCCCGGGCGTCTGATAAAAGGCTAACACCTTCAACTGTTTTACTGAATCGATGGTTGGCGATACGCGCGCCTGAGACGCCATCATGAATAAACAGCTCTATGTCGATATCGCGTTGATCAAACACCAGACCATCACGTTTTTCCATGCTGTGAATTACACCGCTTACAATGATCTGCACGTCTAATTTGTCGGCTAGAACGGCGTAAGTCTCTGGGTCATCAAATTTGTAACCGGGATTGTCTCGCGAAATCAGATATTGCGTGCCATCTTCACCGAGAAAGGAACCGCTACTTTCCAGTCTACCTA encodes the following:
- a CDS encoding flagellar assembly protein FlgT, giving the protein MPTIVSQIIFCLIANLILAFSVSADTIVEAQGSAVIKDGAVGMAREQAIKNAMRQAATQFKSEIDSTTLTSSSVLLIESTRVNAASRVEDVKVLQEWAEKDVYHVHIRAKIPRDGSRPSSPAARYRKKVAILQFDIIKKQHVIDFPGIEQDWPRELLGRLESSGSFLGEDGTQYLISRDNPGYKFDDPETYAVLADKLDVQIIVSGVIHSMEKRDGLVFDQRDIDIELFIHDGVSGARIANHRFSKTVEGVSLLSDARAWITNKTFMHSAYGKAMSEIMNRHVEMIRNNLQMIPFTARIVQISGNEIIFNAGATSLVEVGDTLMTYRLSPDPIRFTQKEFFLGRRETPVATLAVEQVQPLFSVGRLEIDKAQLFPGDIIRFGR
- a CDS encoding phosphatase PAP2 family protein — translated: MKSRVWRTSRIFLFVIMSVFVDISVVQASPYKLDKRSEIHLLVGASALGIAGLFADMNKETPTPQSLSALDKHSIPWLDRYNTGFWNPTAQHISDAVLGVSMLTPTVFLFKEKEDFLTLGLMYAETLALTLGGTSVAKGNIIRYRPFTYGSEAPLTAKLDADATRSFFSGHAATISASLIFSATVFSDYYPQSQNKKLVWGGAIIGIAAGSWLRVEGGKHFLSDVITGILWGTTVGYNIPRLHRTKETPIQLTPFRSSDVFGLNFSQQF
- a CDS encoding PilZ domain-containing protein → MYDSSVREKRNYFRIQLNCPVKLWKTESAARFSGVCINMSIKGILIELDQPVRQGDKLHILIEPGLDISPPLTGIVDVLRVERDCLRNRYKIAGTLETEVVV